The proteins below come from a single Papaver somniferum cultivar HN1 chromosome 11, ASM357369v1, whole genome shotgun sequence genomic window:
- the LOC113324277 gene encoding endochitinase-like yields the protein MALRDFAFMFWKHVLLPLLIMGIITSLLLESFLFLCLSIIFINISFESNVTYAQVQCGSGAGGALCSGGLCCSQYGYCGSTSAYCGAGCQSQCTIVSPPPPHPSTPPPPPPSGNLTSLISQSLFDQLLAYRNDTSCMGKFYTYAAFIEAAKSFSSFASVGDTNTRKKEISAFLAQTSHETTGGWATASGGPYSWGYCFIQEKSPTSVYCQSGTQWPCASGKSYHGRGPIQISWNYNYGQAAKVLQVDILNNPDLVAQDPIISFKTALWFWMTPQSLKPSCHEVVIGQWQPSSTDVSAGRLPGYGVITNIINGGIECNKGPNDSGKDRIGFYQRYCSLMGVSVGDNLDCYYQKPFGVSTSPLLTTNQCVYCNYKWIIKSIEKMRSDIRLQV from the exons ATGGCTTTGCGAGATTTTGCCTTTATGTTTTGGAAACacgttcttcttccccttctgaTAATGGGAATTATTACCAGCCTTCTTCTTGAA TCGTTTCTTTTTCTCTGTTTATCCATAATCTTTAtcaacatatcatttgaatcaaatgtaaCCTACGCACAAGTCCAATGTGGATCCGGAGCCGGGGGCGCACTGTGTTCAGGAGGTCTTTGTTGCAGTCAATACGGTTATTGCGGTAGCACCTCTGCTTATTGTGGTGCTGGTTGCCAAAGCCAATGCACAATTGTTTCACCTCCGCCGCCACACCCGTCAACACCGCCTCCTCCACCTCCCAGCGGGAATTTAACCTCACTTATTAGCCAATCACTTTTCGATCAACTTTTGGCGTATCGCAATGACACAAGCTGCATGGGAAAATTTTACACGTATGCGGCTTTTATTGAAGCAGCCAAGTCTTTTAGCAGTTTTGCTTCTGTTGGAGATACCAATACGCGCAAGAAAGAGATTTCTGCTTTCTTAGCTCAAACCTCTCATGAAACAACTG GTGGGTGGGCTACAGCTTCCGGGGGACCATATTCATGGGGTTATTGTTTTATTCAAGAGAAGAGCCCTACAAGTGTCTACTGTCAATCAGGTACGCAGTGGCCTTGTGCTTCCGGCAAAAGCTATCATGGTCGAGGACCCATTCAAATTTCATG GAACTACAATTATGGACAAGCTGCAAAAGTTTTACAAGTAGACATCTTGAATAATCCAGATTTGGTTGCTCAAGATCCTATCATTTCATTCAAGACAGCGTTATGGTTTTGGATGACTCCGCAATCTCTGAAGCCATCTTGCCACGAAGTCGTTATTGGACAGTGGCAACCTTCGTCAACCGATGTATCAGCTGGCCGTTTGCCAGGTTACGGGGTcatcactaatatcatcaatggAGGAATCGAATGTAATAAAGGTCCAAATGACAGTGGCAAAGATAGAATCGGATTCTACCAGAGATATTGTAGCTTGATGGGGGTCAGTGTAGGTGACAACCTCGATTGctattatcaaaagccttttgGTGT CTCTACTTCTCCACTTCTTACGACAAATCAGTGTGTCTACTGCAATTATAAATGGATAATTAAGTCTATTGAGAAAATGAGATCAGACATACGATTACAAGTCTAG